The Porphyrobacter sp. HT-58-2 genome has a window encoding:
- a CDS encoding LLM class flavin-dependent oxidoreductase — MSQPPLAQQCEIAWFSALCDDDYEFLGVPDPYLQSSWEHCRNLVLRAEEGGFDNILLPSGYQLGVDTTIFAAAVATQVKRIKLLWATRMGEDWPPQLARRIATLDRILGPNAAGTGGRLNVNIISSDMPGEKIESGPRYRRGTEIMKIVRTLLNGEHLDFDGEFYKLKLDPPRITTLSGKCPPFYFGGLSHEARECAAEAADVYLMWPDMMDKVRENIVDLKARAASYGRTLKFGYRVHVIVRETEDEARHYADRLLSKLDDEAGRAIREKSLDAKNYGVQRQQELRGAADGDGFVEENLWTGIGRARSGCGAAIVGTPDQVLAKLRAYQAEGIEAFILSGYPHMQEADLFARHVLPHIQHGPLEM, encoded by the coding sequence ATGAGCCAGCCCCCCCTTGCGCAACAATGCGAAATCGCGTGGTTTTCCGCGCTGTGTGACGACGATTACGAATTCCTCGGCGTCCCCGATCCCTATCTGCAATCGAGCTGGGAGCATTGCCGCAACCTCGTGCTGCGCGCCGAGGAAGGCGGGTTCGACAACATCCTCCTGCCCTCGGGCTACCAGCTTGGGGTCGACACCACGATCTTCGCTGCCGCCGTCGCGACGCAGGTCAAGCGCATCAAGCTGCTGTGGGCGACCCGCATGGGCGAGGACTGGCCGCCGCAACTGGCGCGCCGGATCGCGACGCTCGACCGCATCCTCGGCCCGAATGCGGCCGGCACCGGGGGCAGGCTCAACGTCAACATCATCTCCTCGGACATGCCGGGCGAAAAGATCGAGAGCGGCCCGCGCTACCGCCGCGGCACCGAGATCATGAAGATCGTTCGCACGTTGCTGAACGGCGAACACCTCGATTTCGATGGCGAGTTCTACAAGCTCAAACTCGATCCGCCGCGGATCACCACCCTCAGTGGCAAGTGTCCGCCGTTCTATTTCGGCGGCCTCAGCCACGAAGCGCGCGAATGTGCGGCTGAGGCGGCGGACGTCTACCTGATGTGGCCCGACATGATGGACAAGGTGCGCGAGAACATCGTCGACCTCAAGGCCCGCGCCGCCAGTTACGGGCGCACGCTCAAGTTCGGCTACCGCGTCCACGTGATCGTGCGCGAGACCGAGGACGAGGCGCGCCACTACGCCGACCGCCTGCTGTCGAAGCTGGACGACGAGGCGGGCCGCGCGATCCGCGAAAAGAGCCTCGACGCCAAGAACTACGGCGTCCAGCGCCAGCAGGAGCTGCGCGGCGCGGCCGATGGCGATGGCTTTGTCGAGGAGAACCTGTGGACCGGCATTGGCCGCGCGCGTTCTGGCTGCGGGGCGGCGATCGTCGGCACGCCCGACCAGGTGCTGGCGAAACTGCGCGCCTATCAGGCCGAGGGGATCGAGGCCTTCATCCTGTCGGGCTATCCGCACATGCAGGAGGCCGATCTGTTCGCGCGCCATGTGCTGCCGCATATCCAGCACGGCCCGCTGGAGATGTGA
- a CDS encoding LacI family DNA-binding transcriptional regulator: MSRANIKDVAARAGVAVKTVSRVLNGHPYVSAELKARVEQAMAELDYRPSVAARILSGAKSGQIALIYDNHSPYYMFQIQKGCWDVCHENGIRLLAQPVDVADPRVGEQVRGLVSETHVDGIILSSPVTDCDPVLRALEGMDVPFVRISPGTNHALTSSVFMDDAQAADDMTTHLINAGHRRIGFIKGHANHMASDDRLFGYRRALDRVGIPFEPGLVVDGEFDFDSGVAGARALLDQPDRPTAIFASNDDMAAGVLAVAHDRGINVPAELSVAGFDDTTLARTVWPPLTTIRQPMAELARTATQILIAGGDITHKRLPHDLVERASVAPPKRN, encoded by the coding sequence ATGAGCCGCGCCAACATCAAGGATGTCGCCGCCCGCGCAGGCGTCGCGGTCAAGACGGTCAGCCGCGTGCTCAACGGCCACCCCTATGTCAGCGCCGAGTTGAAGGCGCGGGTCGAACAGGCGATGGCCGAGCTCGACTATCGGCCGAGCGTTGCCGCACGCATCCTGTCGGGTGCGAAATCGGGGCAGATCGCGCTGATCTACGACAATCACAGCCCCTATTACATGTTCCAGATCCAGAAGGGCTGCTGGGACGTGTGCCACGAGAACGGCATCCGCTTGTTGGCGCAACCCGTCGACGTCGCCGACCCGCGCGTCGGGGAGCAGGTGCGCGGCCTTGTTAGCGAGACCCATGTCGACGGCATCATCCTGTCCTCGCCCGTCACCGACTGCGATCCGGTGCTGAGGGCGCTTGAGGGGATGGATGTGCCGTTCGTGCGGATCTCGCCGGGGACCAACCACGCGCTCACCTCCAGCGTGTTCATGGACGACGCGCAGGCCGCCGACGACATGACGACGCACCTCATCAATGCAGGCCACCGCCGGATCGGGTTCATCAAGGGCCATGCGAACCACATGGCCTCCGATGACCGGCTGTTCGGCTACCGCCGCGCGCTTGACCGTGTCGGCATCCCGTTCGAGCCGGGGCTGGTGGTCGATGGCGAATTCGACTTCGATTCCGGCGTGGCGGGCGCGCGGGCGCTGCTCGATCAACCCGATCGCCCGACCGCGATCTTCGCGTCGAATGACGACATGGCCGCCGGCGTGCTCGCTGTGGCGCATGACCGGGGGATCAACGTGCCTGCCGAGCTTTCGGTCGCGGGCTTCGACGATACCACGCTGGCGCGCACCGTCTGGCCGCCGCTCACCACCATTCGCCAGCCGATGGCCGAGCTTGCCCGGACGGCAACCCAGATCCTGATCGCAGGCGGGGACATCACCCACAAGCGCCTGCCCCATGACCTTGTCGAGCGCGCCTCGGTCGCTCCACCCAAGAGGAACTGA
- a CDS encoding acyl-CoA dehydrogenase family protein, with amino-acid sequence MNLEFTPEEQAFRDEVRAFIAENYPKHLADFGMREDMEREDFLAWHKVLGKKGWSVPAWPVEYGGTGWTPTQRYIWSEENARINAVMPLPFGVSMVGPVIYTFGNAEQKAKHLPGIVSGDVWWCQGYSEPGAGSDLASLKTTAVRDGDHYVINGQKTWTTLAQHADWGFFLCRTDPTAKAQEGISFILVDMKTPGVEVKPIKLLDGGYEVNETWLTDVRVPVENLVGQENKGWTYAKFLLAHERSGIAGVARSKRGVEKLREIATHETLDGQPLIKDFDFAKKVSQLEIDLAALEITELRTLAGEQAGKGPGPESSILKIKGTEIQQRLTELTLEAVGTYSAPYMGGVSNDNGSNEHPVGPDYATHAAATYFNMRKTSIYGGSNEIQRNIITKMILGL; translated from the coding sequence ATGAACCTCGAGTTCACCCCCGAAGAGCAGGCCTTCCGTGACGAAGTCCGCGCCTTCATCGCCGAGAATTATCCCAAGCATCTCGCCGATTTCGGCATGCGCGAAGACATGGAACGCGAGGACTTCCTCGCCTGGCACAAGGTGCTGGGCAAGAAGGGCTGGTCGGTTCCGGCATGGCCGGTCGAATATGGCGGCACCGGCTGGACCCCGACCCAGCGTTACATCTGGTCGGAAGAAAACGCCCGCATCAACGCCGTCATGCCGCTGCCTTTCGGCGTGTCGATGGTCGGCCCGGTGATCTACACCTTCGGCAATGCCGAACAGAAGGCCAAGCACCTGCCCGGCATCGTCAGCGGCGACGTGTGGTGGTGCCAGGGCTATTCGGAACCGGGTGCAGGCTCCGACCTTGCCAGCCTCAAGACCACCGCCGTGCGTGACGGCGATCACTACGTCATCAACGGCCAGAAGACCTGGACGACGCTTGCCCAGCACGCCGACTGGGGCTTCTTCCTGTGCCGCACCGATCCCACCGCCAAGGCGCAGGAAGGCATCAGCTTCATCCTCGTCGACATGAAGACGCCGGGCGTGGAAGTGAAGCCGATCAAGCTGCTCGATGGCGGCTACGAGGTCAACGAGACCTGGCTGACCGACGTGCGCGTGCCGGTCGAGAACCTTGTCGGTCAGGAGAACAAGGGCTGGACCTATGCCAAGTTCCTGCTCGCCCACGAACGCAGCGGCATCGCGGGCGTGGCGCGCAGCAAGCGCGGCGTTGAAAAGTTGCGCGAAATCGCGACGCACGAGACGCTCGATGGCCAGCCGCTGATCAAGGATTTCGACTTCGCCAAGAAGGTGAGCCAGCTCGAAATCGATCTCGCCGCGCTGGAAATCACCGAGCTGCGCACGCTGGCGGGCGAACAGGCGGGCAAGGGGCCGGGGCCGGAAAGCTCGATCCTCAAGATCAAGGGTACCGAAATCCAGCAGCGCCTCACCGAACTGACGCTGGAAGCGGTCGGTACCTACTCTGCGCCTTACATGGGCGGGGTGTCGAACGACAACGGATCGAATGAACACCCGGTCGGCCCCGACTATGCCACCCACGCGGCGGCGACCTATTTCAACATGCGCAAGACCAGCATCTATGGCGGATCGAACGAGATCCAGCGCAACATCATCACCAAGATGATCCTCGGTCTGTAA
- a CDS encoding TonB-dependent receptor: protein MSATTRIALKTLALSASSLALMHTAPAMAQVEEIVVTAQKVEENVQDVPIAITAVSGDRLQQAVVFSLENISTVVPSVTFRKGTTSANSAIVMRGVGTISFSVAAEPSVSTVVDGVVLSRSGQAFMDLVDLERLEVLRGPQGTLFGRNASAGLVNIVSKGGTDTLEAEVNADWFEGDEFRLRAALSGPIAENLSARLTGFYGSFDGNITNINGASNRKVNGYERYGLRGIMDYDDGSNRVRLIADYYKADDDCCADVTGASRGAVQDAELGLPNGVALGEDQRFINHNLVTSTQDEQWSLTGTGDFDISDSHTLSVVLGYRNWFNRELREGDFLPRAIVGAGQLHDDGVVRTEQVSAEIRIASDQTKPFFYQAGVFAWQSDNSQDFTRRNITCASSTLPVDPRTGATPCNLGDTVNTLFPTATSRSDVRSVNYAIFSQATYRFTEQLSLTGGLRYTWDDLEFTHTRAPGVNAATGLPATGPGVVGNPAGGLVANGGNGTNTSRGETTNGNLSGRAVIQFEPTEDVMLYGSYTRGYKGPAFNVFFNHTAPNNAAPISEELSDSFEIGVKSQFWDRRVQLNVSAFTVTYDGFQANNFIVVNGATVSNLTNAGTVKSEGFEADLIVNPIAGLNLRASAAYADARVKEFNPNPLTNAPDARNGTRLPLAPEFVYTIGGDYTTDLGDKAVLYLNTDFRHTSSQFSDLGNAGPIEAYGIWNASVGFSDPEDQYRLTFHVRNITDESYVLLNVENGRRLQIPRDADRYIGVSLRARFR from the coding sequence ATGTCCGCCACCACGCGAATCGCGCTCAAGACGCTTGCCCTTTCCGCCAGTTCGCTGGCGCTGATGCACACTGCGCCTGCTATGGCGCAGGTCGAGGAAATCGTTGTAACCGCACAGAAAGTCGAAGAAAACGTGCAGGACGTGCCGATCGCGATCACTGCGGTTTCGGGCGACCGGTTGCAGCAGGCCGTGGTCTTCAGCCTTGAGAACATCTCGACTGTCGTGCCGTCCGTGACCTTCCGCAAGGGCACCACCAGCGCCAATAGCGCGATCGTGATGCGCGGCGTCGGCACCATCAGTTTCTCGGTCGCGGCAGAGCCTTCTGTGTCCACCGTTGTCGATGGCGTCGTGCTGTCGCGGTCGGGTCAGGCCTTCATGGACCTTGTCGATCTCGAACGGCTTGAAGTGCTGCGTGGCCCGCAAGGCACGCTGTTCGGCCGCAACGCTTCGGCGGGCCTCGTCAACATCGTTTCCAAGGGCGGCACCGACACGCTCGAGGCCGAAGTCAATGCCGACTGGTTCGAAGGCGATGAATTCCGCCTGCGCGCGGCGCTGTCCGGGCCGATTGCCGAAAATCTCAGCGCCCGCCTGACCGGCTTTTACGGCAGCTTCGACGGCAACATCACCAACATCAACGGCGCCAGCAACCGCAAGGTCAACGGCTATGAACGCTACGGCCTGCGCGGGATCATGGATTATGACGACGGCAGCAACCGCGTCCGCCTGATCGCCGATTACTACAAGGCCGATGATGATTGCTGCGCCGACGTGACCGGCGCCAGCCGCGGCGCGGTGCAGGATGCCGAACTCGGCCTGCCCAACGGCGTTGCGCTGGGCGAGGATCAGCGGTTCATCAACCACAACCTCGTCACCTCGACCCAGGACGAGCAGTGGAGCCTGACCGGCACCGGCGATTTCGACATCAGCGACAGCCATACCCTCAGCGTGGTGCTGGGCTATCGCAACTGGTTCAACCGCGAACTGCGCGAAGGCGACTTCCTGCCGCGCGCGATCGTGGGTGCGGGCCAGCTGCACGATGACGGCGTGGTGCGGACCGAGCAGGTCTCGGCAGAAATCCGCATCGCCTCCGATCAGACCAAGCCGTTCTTCTATCAGGCCGGCGTCTTCGCCTGGCAGTCGGACAACTCGCAGGACTTCACGCGCCGCAACATCACCTGCGCCAGCTCGACCCTGCCGGTCGATCCGCGCACCGGGGCCACCCCGTGCAACCTTGGCGATACCGTGAACACCCTGTTCCCCACCGCGACCTCGCGCAGCGATGTGCGGTCGGTGAACTATGCGATCTTCAGCCAGGCGACCTATCGCTTCACCGAGCAGCTCTCGCTGACCGGCGGCCTGCGTTACACCTGGGACGATCTGGAATTCACCCATACCCGTGCGCCGGGCGTGAACGCGGCAACCGGCCTGCCGGCCACCGGGCCGGGCGTGGTCGGCAATCCGGCAGGCGGCCTTGTCGCCAATGGTGGCAACGGCACCAACACCAGCCGGGGCGAGACCACCAACGGCAACCTTTCGGGCCGCGCGGTCATCCAGTTCGAACCGACCGAGGACGTGATGCTCTACGGTTCGTACACCCGCGGCTACAAGGGTCCGGCGTTCAACGTGTTCTTCAACCACACGGCTCCGAACAATGCCGCGCCGATTTCGGAAGAGCTGTCCGACAGCTTTGAAATCGGGGTGAAGTCGCAGTTCTGGGATCGCCGCGTCCAGCTCAACGTGTCGGCCTTCACTGTCACCTATGACGGGTTCCAGGCCAACAACTTCATCGTCGTCAACGGCGCGACGGTGTCCAACCTGACCAACGCCGGGACGGTCAAGAGCGAGGGCTTCGAGGCTGATCTGATCGTGAACCCGATTGCCGGGCTCAATCTGCGCGCCAGCGCGGCCTATGCCGATGCCCGCGTGAAGGAGTTCAACCCCAACCCGCTGACCAACGCCCCCGACGCGCGCAACGGCACCCGCCTCCCGCTCGCTCCGGAGTTCGTCTATACCATCGGCGGTGACTACACGACCGATCTGGGCGACAAGGCGGTGCTGTATCTCAACACCGATTTCCGCCACACCAGCAGCCAGTTCTCCGATCTCGGCAATGCTGGCCCGATCGAGGCCTATGGCATCTGGAACGCATCGGTCGGCTTCTCCGATCCCGAAGACCAGTACCGCCTGACCTTCCACGTCCGCAACATCACCGATG
- a CDS encoding acyl-CoA dehydrogenase family protein — MDFNFTEEQGMVRDGLSRLVREQYGFEERRKAIASAEGWRPEIWAQLAELGILGMPFSEADGGFGGGAVDAMVIMEEFGKGLVVEPFIPTVVCAGGFLKHAGTAAQKEEHIGAIVSGSAVFAFAYAEPRGRYDYADLETTAKKDGAGYVLNGHKAVVIGAPWASHLVVTARTGGERRDRSGVSVFVLAKDTPGVTTRDYVTVDGRRASEVYFENVSVGAEALIGAEGEGLALIETVTDEAIAALCAEACGAMKVAHAMTVEYSRQRKQFGVPIGSFQVLQHRMVDMYTAYEQAVSLTYLATLRLGSDERTRKLAVSAAKVGVGQAARLIGQEAVQIHGGNGVTDEYAIGHYFKRLTIFDSEFGNVDHHLKRHVALS; from the coding sequence GTGGATTTCAACTTCACCGAAGAACAGGGCATGGTGCGCGACGGCCTCTCGCGGCTGGTGCGTGAGCAATACGGCTTCGAGGAGCGTCGCAAGGCCATCGCCAGTGCCGAGGGCTGGCGGCCGGAAATCTGGGCGCAGCTGGCCGAATTGGGCATTCTCGGGATGCCGTTCTCCGAGGCCGACGGCGGCTTCGGCGGCGGCGCGGTCGATGCCATGGTGATCATGGAGGAATTCGGAAAAGGCCTTGTTGTTGAACCCTTTATCCCCACAGTGGTGTGCGCTGGCGGGTTCCTGAAGCACGCCGGAACGGCGGCGCAGAAGGAAGAGCATATCGGCGCGATCGTTTCGGGGAGCGCGGTCTTCGCCTTCGCCTATGCCGAGCCGCGCGGGCGCTATGACTATGCCGATCTTGAGACCACCGCGAAGAAGGACGGGGCGGGCTATGTCCTCAACGGCCACAAGGCGGTCGTCATCGGCGCGCCCTGGGCGAGCCACCTCGTCGTCACCGCCCGCACCGGCGGCGAGCGGCGGGATCGCTCGGGCGTCTCGGTGTTCGTGCTTGCCAAAGACACGCCCGGCGTGACCACCCGCGATTATGTGACGGTCGATGGCCGCCGCGCATCGGAAGTCTATTTCGAGAACGTGTCGGTCGGTGCCGAGGCGCTGATCGGGGCCGAGGGCGAAGGGCTGGCGCTGATCGAGACCGTCACCGACGAAGCCATCGCCGCCCTGTGTGCCGAAGCCTGCGGGGCGATGAAGGTCGCCCATGCCATGACGGTGGAATACAGCCGCCAGCGCAAGCAGTTTGGCGTGCCGATCGGCAGCTTTCAGGTCCTACAGCACCGCATGGTCGACATGTACACTGCCTACGAACAGGCGGTGTCGCTGACCTATCTGGCAACCCTGCGCCTCGGCTCGGACGAGCGCACCCGCAAGCTGGCTGTGAGCGCCGCCAAGGTCGGCGTGGGCCAGGCGGCGCGGCTGATCGGGCAGGAAGCGGTGCAGATCCACGGCGGCAACGGCGTGACCGACGAATATGCCATCGGCCATTATTTCAAGCGGTTGACGATCTTCGACAGCGAATTCGGCAATGTCGATCACCATCTGAAGCGCCACGTCGCGCTGAGCTGA
- a CDS encoding alpha-glucosidase, whose protein sequence is MVQITAIEGGFDLRIAGRTILAHRSDNPSISLSCGNPQVTMVRGNFRLSDAPVALRPLACAEMQGEGQWLLSSADGSAKAAVTLAPGASRLTVRAFGPEDRVTLDFTLAPDDVLWGGGEQMSYLALNGRKFPIWTSEPGVGREPGTPLTDQASADGSFAGGDYWTTNYPEPTVLCSGGWAISLANTEYVELDATEAGRLRVHVWSGEMAIDLFEGAPADLTRQLAARFGPRQSLPEWALGGAVVGLKQGEASFARLERLIDAGAAVAGLWCEDWVGIRETSFGRRLFWDWQWNPARYPDLPQRIAALKARGIRFLGYVNPYLAVDGPLYPEAVAQGYFARRLDSDAPYLVDFGEFDAGVVDFSNPAAADWFAEEVIGKRMLDFGLDGWMADFGEYLPTDLRLHDGDPMQEHNRWPVRWAEVNARAVASRGRTGDVLWFMRAGHTGVQAHCPLLWAGDQSVDFSRHDGIGTVITAALSSGLVGNAFSHSDVGGYTSLFGNVRTEELILRWYELGAFSPVFRTHEGNRPDDNLQIDSSPELIAGFVRWSRVHESLAPYVRHLVAEARDAGLPAQRALFLHYPQDRETFTIQDQFLYGADLMVAPVIEAGAVMRKVYLPEGAWRHVWSGQDFASGWHNVPAPIGEPPVFYRPDSAFADLFAGVAA, encoded by the coding sequence ATGGTGCAGATCACTGCCATCGAAGGAGGGTTCGACCTGCGAATTGCAGGCCGGACAATCCTTGCCCACCGATCGGATAATCCATCTATTTCATTGTCTTGTGGTAATCCGCAAGTGACGATGGTGCGCGGCAATTTCCGCCTTTCGGATGCCCCTGTGGCATTGCGGCCACTGGCTTGCGCAGAAATGCAGGGTGAGGGCCAATGGTTGCTTTCGAGCGCCGATGGCAGCGCGAAGGCCGCTGTGACTCTTGCGCCGGGCGCATCGCGGCTGACGGTGCGGGCGTTCGGGCCGGAGGATCGCGTCACGCTCGACTTCACTCTCGCCCCCGATGACGTGCTGTGGGGCGGCGGCGAGCAGATGAGCTATCTTGCTCTGAATGGGCGAAAATTCCCGATCTGGACGAGCGAGCCGGGCGTCGGGCGCGAACCCGGTACGCCGCTGACCGATCAGGCCAGTGCCGATGGCTCTTTTGCGGGCGGGGATTACTGGACGACCAATTACCCTGAACCCACGGTGCTGTGCTCGGGCGGCTGGGCGATCAGCCTTGCCAATACGGAATATGTCGAACTCGACGCGACCGAGGCGGGACGGCTGCGCGTTCATGTCTGGTCGGGCGAGATGGCGATCGACCTGTTCGAAGGCGCGCCCGCTGACCTCACTCGCCAGCTTGCCGCGCGCTTCGGCCCACGCCAGAGCCTGCCCGAATGGGCGCTGGGCGGGGCGGTGGTCGGCCTGAAGCAGGGCGAGGCCTCGTTCGCGCGGCTCGAAAGGCTTATTGATGCGGGCGCGGCGGTCGCCGGCCTGTGGTGCGAGGACTGGGTCGGTATCCGCGAAACGAGCTTCGGGCGCCGCCTGTTCTGGGACTGGCAGTGGAACCCCGCCCGCTACCCCGATCTGCCCCAGCGCATCGCGGCGTTGAAGGCGCGCGGCATCCGCTTCCTCGGCTATGTGAACCCCTATCTCGCGGTCGACGGCCCGCTCTATCCCGAGGCGGTCGCGCAAGGCTACTTCGCCCGGCGGCTCGACAGCGACGCGCCCTATCTCGTCGATTTCGGCGAGTTCGATGCCGGCGTGGTCGACTTCTCCAATCCCGCCGCTGCCGATTGGTTCGCGGAAGAAGTGATCGGCAAGCGGATGCTCGATTTCGGCCTTGACGGGTGGATGGCCGATTTTGGTGAGTATCTCCCCACCGACCTGCGCCTCCACGATGGCGATCCGATGCAGGAGCATAACCGCTGGCCCGTCCGCTGGGCCGAAGTCAACGCCCGTGCGGTCGCCTCAAGGGGGCGGACAGGCGATGTGCTGTGGTTCATGCGCGCAGGCCACACCGGGGTGCAGGCCCATTGCCCCTTGCTGTGGGCGGGCGACCAGTCGGTGGATTTCAGCCGCCATGACGGGATCGGGACGGTGATCACCGCCGCGCTGTCATCGGGGCTGGTCGGCAATGCCTTCAGCCATTCGGATGTCGGCGGCTACACCAGTCTGTTCGGCAATGTGCGGACCGAGGAGCTGATCCTGAGGTGGTACGAACTCGGCGCCTTCAGCCCGGTGTTCCGCACGCATGAGGGCAACCGGCCGGACGACAATCTCCAGATCGACTCCTCGCCCGAACTGATCGCAGGTTTCGTGCGCTGGAGCCGTGTTCACGAGAGCCTCGCGCCCTATGTGCGCCACCTCGTCGCCGAGGCGCGAGATGCCGGCCTGCCCGCCCAGCGTGCGCTGTTCCTCCACTATCCGCAAGATCGCGAGACCTTCACGATTCAGGATCAGTTCCTCTATGGCGCAGACCTGATGGTGGCACCGGTGATCGAGGCGGGGGCGGTGATGCGCAAGGTCTATCTTCCGGAAGGGGCATGGCGGCATGTGTGGAGCGGGCAGGACTTCGCGTCCGGCTGGCATAACGTGCCTGCACCCATTGGTGAGCCGCCGGTTTTCTATCGTCCTGACAGCGCCTTTGCCGACCTGTTCGCCGGAGTAGCCGCATGA
- a CDS encoding aldo/keto reductase, whose product MSELPLPPATRTLGSSGIDVSPIAWGMWRLAEDGRTAADAARLVHAALEAGITFLDTADIYGFDGNGGFGDAEVLLGEVLATQPRLRDQMVLATKGGILPPLPYDQSAAYLNKAIEDSLRRLKVDSVDLWQIHRPDILAHPQEVARVLDDAVASGKIRALGVSNFTQAQIAALQHFLGNKLVSTQPEISPLRIDCFENGELDQAMMLGLTPLAWSPLGGGRLAAPETPRNKAVAAALDVVAEAQGVSRTVAAYSWLMAHPAGIIPIIGSQNAARIAEGAQALKVRWTRTDWYAVLVAARGVPLP is encoded by the coding sequence ATGAGTGAACTGCCCCTGCCGCCTGCAACCCGTACGCTCGGGAGCAGCGGGATAGACGTCTCCCCCATCGCCTGGGGCATGTGGCGGCTGGCCGAGGATGGCCGCACCGCTGCCGACGCGGCCAGGCTGGTGCACGCGGCGCTGGAAGCGGGGATCACCTTCCTCGACACGGCCGATATCTACGGCTTCGACGGTAATGGCGGCTTTGGCGATGCCGAGGTGCTGCTGGGCGAGGTGCTGGCGACCCAGCCGCGCCTGCGCGATCAGATGGTGCTGGCGACCAAGGGCGGTATCCTGCCGCCGCTGCCTTACGACCAGAGCGCGGCCTATCTTAACAAGGCCATCGAGGATTCCTTGCGCCGCCTGAAGGTCGACAGTGTCGACCTGTGGCAGATCCACCGTCCCGATATCCTCGCTCACCCGCAGGAGGTGGCGAGGGTGCTCGATGATGCGGTGGCGAGCGGCAAGATCAGGGCGCTGGGGGTGTCGAATTTCACGCAGGCCCAGATTGCCGCGCTCCAGCATTTCCTTGGCAACAAGCTGGTCAGCACGCAGCCGGAAATCAGCCCCTTGCGGATCGACTGCTTCGAGAACGGCGAACTGGATCAGGCGATGATGCTGGGGCTGACCCCGCTGGCGTGGTCGCCACTGGGAGGCGGGCGTCTGGCCGCGCCGGAAACGCCGCGCAACAAGGCGGTGGCGGCGGCGCTCGATGTGGTGGCCGAGGCGCAAGGCGTGTCGCGCACGGTCGCGGCCTATAGCTGGCTCATGGCGCATCCGGCGGGGATCATTCCGATCATCGGCTCGCAGAACGCCGCCCGCATCGCGGAAGGGGCGCAGGCGCTCAAGGTCCGCTGGACGCGCACCGATTGGTACGCCGTGCTGGTCGCGGCGCGGGGCGTGCCGCTGCCCTGA